A genomic region of Anopheles coustani chromosome 3, idAnoCousDA_361_x.2, whole genome shotgun sequence contains the following coding sequences:
- the LOC131271889 gene encoding uncharacterized protein LOC131271889 yields MANRCPRSTLWPPNATSSPVVPPAAAASATSGETSRPPQAQAAVGSTRTGGTVVYGLIGKFECTSTDGSADVKVTANSCRDSDSGLISGCRIARGADHGGGALVDGFRQRPSGNRNECCDKTHPTGMGGGGTGGRALDERSGEMPEMDASVHRARKRQRKTVVYSRLCLGDALMLDGASEWLRPDLRKSSRMAEGPEENSTRSVTLGGPSEVIRFPCVERLIELYANIIRQKEAEVQRFMSSIVRDGDKSRLDKVGSRVDGRVWGWSELQQGDIREERALPASVSLESLPSTTTTTAKAKAKTVPLGTELERVSKHASPELPIDEVERTENPSPDAQSDEGWRSSTQQSPYGSSDEEDRLQALAGQDRRVVSNEQNGPGDRDSTETMKNRDKVTRSASSDSALGLDDDLSQQEQQQMIANVGKVRRLTLGVSDIPLRSALLPVPEPTTLPSLTTPSGEHCPTVVRSKMILEAQVIELPLAGDSEQHQQLGCPSSTSVSRRESAQSYVSETGDGVRYVRTPSVVVSDYSDDTMCGITLEEIEYFRRHRLRRGSADCESDISAASSCSNLNYCGSSISALEGCDYQCGLRTPERKVSDCSTCSTVSCDDDEGYSVVRSKLANLALPAAAGTPMPGSVPLTAADCNVPERKSSAPEEVDVRICSKKK; encoded by the coding sequence ATGGCCAACAGGTGCCCGCGATCAACACTTTGGCCGCCCAACGCAACATCATCCCCCGTCGTACCACCAGCGGCCGCGGCAAGTGCAACGTCAGGCGAAACCTCAAGGCCTCCGCAGGCGCAGGCGGCGGTGGGATCGACCCGAACCGGCGGTACCGTTGTGTACGGCCTCATTGGAAAGTTTGAATGCACCAGCACCGACGGCTCCGCTGACGTCAAAGTGACTGCAAACAGTTGTCGAGATAGCGATAGTGGTCTTATCAGCGGTTGTCGCATCGCTCGTGGGGCGGACCACGGCGGGGGAGCCCTAGTTGACGGGTTCCGGCAACGGCCGAGTGGCAACCGTAACGAATGTTGCGATAAGACGCACCCGACCGGTATGGGCGGTGGTGGGACGGGTGGCCGAGCGCTGGACGAACGTTCCGGAGAAATGCCAGAAATGGATGCAAGTGTACACAGGGCCCGAAAGAGGCAACGCAAGACGGTCGTCTACAGCCGCCTTTGTCTTGGCGATGCGTTAATGTTGGACGGGGCCAGTGAGTGGCTGCGGCCGGACCTTCGGAAGTCTAGCCGGATGGCCGAGGGCCCGGAGGAAAATTCCACTCGAAGCGTAACTTTGGGTGGCCCGTCGGAAGTGATCCGCTTTCCGTGCGTCGAGCGACTGATCGAACTGTACGCAAATATCATCCGCCAGAAGGAGGCTGAAGTGCAAAGATTTATGAGCAGTATTGTGAGGGATGGCGATAAAAGTCGATTAGATAAGGTCGGGTCGCGGGTGGACGGGCGGGTGTGGGGTTGGAGCGAACTCCAGCAAGGTGACATACGCGAGGAGCGCGCACTACCTGCGTCAGTATCACTGGAGTCGTTGCcatcgacgacgacaacgacagcGAAGGCGAAGGCGAAGACGGTTCCGCTGGGTACAGAGTTGGAGCGTGTCAGTAAGCACGCCAGTCCGGAATTACCCATCGACGAGGTGGAACGTACGGAAAACCCTAGCCCGGACGCGCAATCGGATGAAGGTTGGCGAAGCAGCACTCAGCAAAGTCCTTACGGTTCAAGCGACGAAGAGGATCGTTTACAGGCGCTCGCAGGACAGGATCGGCGTGTGGTGAGCAACGAACAGAACGGCCCTGGAGACCGAGATTCCACCGAAACCATGAAGAACCGCGACAAGGTAACCCGCTCGGCAAGCTCGGACTCCGCGCTGGGCCTGGACGATGATCTCAGTCAGCAGGAGCAACAACAGATGATCGCCAACGTGGGCAAGGTACGCCGGTTGACCCTCGGGGTGTCCGACATCCCGCTTCGATCGGCCCTGCTGCCCGTTCCAGAGCCGACGACCCTACCCAGTCTGACGACACCCTCCGGGGAACACTGCCCGACGGTGGTGCGCAGCAAGATGATCCTGGAGGCTCAGGTGATAGAGCTTCCTCTGGCGGGCGACTCagaacagcatcagcagctcGGCTGCCCATCGAGTACCTCGGTTTCGCGCCGCGAGTCCGCCCAAAGTTACGTCAGCGAAACGGGGGATGGCGTACGCTACGTCCGCACGCCGTCGGTCGTCGTGTCGGACTACTCGGACGACACGATGTGCGGCATCACGCTGGAGGAGATCGAGTACTTCCGGCGCCACCGGCTACGCCGCGGCTCGGCTGACTGCGAGTCCGACATCAGTGCGGCCTCGTCCTGCAGCAACCTGAACTACTGCGGTTCGTCCATCAGCGCACTCGAGGGCTGCGACTACCAATGTGGTCTTCGGACGCCGGAACGCAAGGTGTCCGACTGTTCCACCTGCTCCACCGTCAGCTGTGATGATGACGAGGGTTACTCCGTCGTCCGATCCAAGCTGGCCAACCTCGCGCTACCGGCGGCAGCGGGAACGCCGATGCCAGGCTCGGTTCCACTCACCGCAGCTGACTGCAACGTCCCGGAGCGGAAGTCGTCCGCCCCGGAGGAGGTGGACGTGCGAATCTGCAGCAAAAAGAAG